The window GCGCGAAGGTGAGGTAGCCGGTGTGACCGACGCCGCGCGTCGAGGGACGGGTGCCCCGGTCGCCGACGTCGAGTTCCCGCTGGATCGTCTCCAGGGACTCGACGTCTTCGAGGCCGACCTCGCGGGCCGCCTCGACGGCCTCGCGGGACTGCTCGACGAACGGCGAGTAGACGGCGACGAAGCCGCCGGGCACCAGCAGGTCCGGCGCCCGCTCGACGACGGCGGCCGCGTCGCCGGTGTCCAGCGTGACGGCGTCGAACTGCTGGCCGAGGCCGTCGAGGTCGTCGGTCACGTCGCCGGTCCGGACCTCTACGGCGTCCGCGACGCCCGCGTCGGCCATGTTCTGGCGCGCCACCTCGGCGAACTCGGAATCGCGCTCGTAGGTGACCACGGAGGCGCCGATGCGACCGAGGTAGGCCGCCAGCACGCCCGTGCCCGTGCCCGCGTCGAGGACGCGGTCGCCGGACTGGAGGCCGGTCCGGCCGACCACGAGCCCGATGTCGCGGGGCATCATCGGCGCCCCGGTCCGCTCGAGGTGCTCGAACAGGTCCGGGCCGCGCAGGTCGCGGACAGTGAAGGCCTCGCCGAGGTGCGTCTCGACCACGTCGCCGGGCTCGACGTCCTCGGGCACCTCCATGATGCCGAGGTCCGATTCGAGGGTGTCGCCGGGCGAGAGCAGGTGCTCGCGACCTCGTTCGCGATGAACGAAAAGGTAGCTCATGGTGACAGTCGGATCGCAGGCGGGACGACCGTCACTCTCACTCCAGGCGCTCGACGGCCGCCGCGAGGTCGCCGTCGGTCTCGGCCAGCGCCTCGCGGGCGGTGTCCTCGTCGACGTCCGCCCGCATCGCGACGAGTTCGACGTCGTCGTCCGGGATGCCCTCGTCGCCGCCCTCCTCGGCCTCGGCCTCGGCGTCGGACCCGCCGGACTCGCTGGCGCCGCGCTCGCGGGACTCGGGGTCGCCGACGACCTGGTAGGTCTTCT of the Halomicrobium salinisoli genome contains:
- a CDS encoding nascent polypeptide-associated complex protein; protein product: MFGGGGGGLNPRKMKQMMKQMGIDMEDIDAEEVIIRTPDEELYFDDAEVQLMEAQGQKTYQVVGDPESRERGASESGGSDAEAEAEEGGDEGIPDDDVELVAMRADVDEDTAREALAETDGDLAAAVERLE
- a CDS encoding tRNA (adenine-N1)-methyltransferase, whose translation is MSYLFVHRERGREHLLSPGDTLESDLGIMEVPEDVEPGDVVETHLGEAFTVRDLRGPDLFEHLERTGAPMMPRDIGLVVGRTGLQSGDRVLDAGTGTGVLAAYLGRIGASVVTYERDSEFAEVARQNMADAGVADAVEVRTGDVTDDLDGLGQQFDAVTLDTGDAAAVVERAPDLLVPGGFVAVYSPFVEQSREAVEAAREVGLEDVESLETIQRELDVGDRGTRPSTRGVGHTGYLTFARRP